Proteins found in one Kluyveromyces marxianus DMKU3-1042 DNA, complete genome, chromosome 2 genomic segment:
- the RNA15 gene encoding Rna15p: MNRGNPSRTVYLGSIPYDQTEQQILDLCQTIGPVTAMKMMFDPTTGKSKGYAFIEFKDLATSASAVRNLNGYQLGSRSLKCGYTTGSGINGSGANSGPGDDEENGPSSMADDVKFPWLPVGVDVNINMTTPAMCISSELSKLQKDQQIELIKVIQTFCKDDKETFVNLLEEAPQLSYAVAELLLSNGVCSVDELTQLAMASKQKTEEPMENNIEDGLDEEKVDLLRQVLQLQDSDIAMLPQEEKMAVWDLKQRAMKGEFGHL, from the coding sequence ATGAACAGAGGGAACCCATCGCGCACAGTGTATTTAGGATCAATACCTTATGACCAGACAGAACAGCAAATCTTAGATCTATGCCAGACCATCGGGCCAGTAACGgcaatgaagatgatgttCGATCCGACTACTGGTAAGTCGAAGGGGTATGCTTTTATAGAGTTCAAAGACTTGGCCACTTCAGCTAGTGCTGTGAGAAACTTGAATGGATACCAGCTTGGCTCGAGGTCGTTGAAATGCGGTTACACCACTGGAAGCGGTATCAACGGTAGTGGTGCCAACTCTGGGCCTGGCGATGACGAGGAAAACGGCCCTTCCAGCATGGCAGATGACGTGAAATTCCCCTGGCTACCTGTAGGGGTGGACGTGAATATCAACATGACAACGCCCGCTATGTGCATCAGCAGTGAACTAAGCAAGCtacaaaaagatcaacaaaTTGAACTGATAAAGGTAATACAAACTTTCTGCAAGGACGATAAAGAAACCTTCGTCAATCTACTCGAAGAGGCCCCACAACTCAGCTACGCTGTCGCAGAACTTTTGTTGAGTAACGGAGTATGTAGCGTGGACGAACTAACACAGCTAGCAATGGCTAGCAAGCAGAAAACGGAAGAACCGATGGAAAACAACATCGAAGACGGTCTAGACGAAGAAAAAGTCGATCTACTAAGGCAGGTTCTCCAGTTGCAGGATTCCGATATCGCAATGCTTCcgcaagaagaaaagatggCAGTGTGGGATCTCAAACAGAGGGCAATGAAGGGAGAATTTGGACACCTTTAA
- the DST1 gene encoding transcription elongation factor DST1 gives MDTKEVLEAVKGLEKNKNNSEVVLKILQSLDKDLKDVNEKLLRETKVGVVVNQFKKSSNPEIVKLVKKMILSWKEAVAREKKSRLSGAGGAGSGASPSPANAQNSNEAVKKEKYVSKAPRNAKNDGVKTDVYGVKIRDMAVKALYDALAKESEHPPAAILDTVLNIEKEMVALFNPETDEKGYREKYRVIYSNIISKNNPELKHRITNGEISPKHLVNADPKELAPEHLKKKLEEIEKQNLFNAQGATLERSVTDRFQCGKCKQRKVSYYQLQTRSADEPLTTFCTCEVCGNRWKFS, from the coding sequence ATGGATACCAAAGAAGTACTAGAGGCCGTTAAAGGGCTtgagaagaacaagaacaattcGGAAGTGGTCTTAAAGATTCTACAGTCCCTAGATAAAGACTTGAAGGATGTAAACGAGAAACTTTTACGTGAGACAAAGGTGGGTGTTGTTGTGAATCAATTCAAGAAGTCCTCTAACCCAGAAATCGTGAAGCTagtaaagaagatgattctTTCGTGGAAAGAAGCTGTTGCACgtgagaagaagagtagACTGAGCGGAGCTGGAGGAGCCGGAAGCGGTGCTTCGCCATCCCCAGCAAATGCACAGAATAGCAATGAGGctgtgaagaaggaaaagtaTGTTAGCAAGGCTCCAAGAAATGCGAAGAACGATGGGGTGAAAACGGATGTTTACGGTGTTAAGATTAGAGACATGGCAGTTAAGGCTCTCTATGATGCATTGGCGAAGGAAAGCGAACATCCACCAGCTGCAATTCTAGATACAGTACTCAACATTGAGAAGGAGATGGTTGCGCTTTTCAACCCAGAAACTGACGAGAAAGGATACCGTGAAAAGTACAGAGTTATTTATTCCAATATcatttcaaagaacaatCCCGAATTAAAACACAGAATCACCAATGGAGAGATATCACCAAAGCATTTGGTTAATGCCGATCCTAAAGAACTTGCACCGGAACatctaaagaagaaacttgAGGAAATTGAGAAGCAAAACTTGTTCAATGCTCAAGGTGCAACACTAGAAAGGTCTGTCACTGATAGATTCCAGTGTGGTAAGTGTAAGCAAAGAAAGGTCTCGTACTACCAACTACAAACAAGATCTGCGGATGAACCTCTCACCACATTCTGTACGTGTGAAGTTTGCGGTAACAGATGGAAGTTCTCTTAG
- the DPC13 gene encoding Dpc13p, translating to MLSRTIIRSRFTSAASIFVRGSTLRSVPSLQSKRFASSWDKSPEDLDAHIKVQKLMEEIHSHPSIVESLEKLNTVMREKKLIDPESNEPPSIMQMVKLMMDKDVREAMQGFKSEMEKSGIQLGPDQLGPLMKVLGIEKK from the coding sequence ATGCTATCCCGTACCATAATCCGTTCTAGGTTTACTTCTGCAGCTTCAATTTTCGTTAGAGGCTCTACATTACGTTCGGTTCCATCACTGCAAAGCAAAAGATTTGCCTCTTCTTGGGACAAAAGTCCGGAGGACTTAGATGCTCACATCAAGGTACAGAAGTTGATGGAAGAAATCCATTCTCACCCATCTATCGTGGAGTCATTAGAGAAATTGAATACTGTTATGCGCGAGAAGAAGTTAATAGATCCGGAATCAAATGAGCCTCCAAGTATAATGCAAATGGTGAAGTTAATGATGGATAAAGACGTTAGAGAGGCCATGCAAGGCTTTAAGTCCGAGATGGAAAAGTCTGGGATACAATTAGGTCCGGACCAACTTGGCCCACTAATGAAGGTCTTAGGGAttgagaagaaatag
- the CYS4 gene encoding cystathionine beta-synthase CYS4 yields MGYDTRHDVIDLVGNTPLIHLQKLPKAMGIKPKVFAKLELYNPGGSIKDRIAKSMIEAAEEEGLIHPSRSTLIEPTSGNTGIGLALIGAIKGYRTIITLPEKMSNEKVSVLKALGAEIIRTPTAAAWDSPESHIGVAKRLEKEIPGAIILDQYNNMKNPEAHYHGTGKEIHHQLQDLSLFSKLNAVVAGAGTGGTISGIARYIKEQNKDIQIVGADPVGSILAVPEKLNETDVTEYKVEGIGYDFVPHVLNRDLVDHWIKTEDKSSFKYARQLISNEGVLVGGSSGSAFAALVQYCEEHPELTEDDVIVVIFPDSIRSYLTKFVDDEWLKTNGLWDDAIATPIVQKETDVFEDATVKDLNLKPVVSVDEDASIATVVKILTDNSFDQLPVLTKDGKLCGLVTLSQLLKKLSTSKDVTSIKGLFYDFRKLNNFDDISSYNANKSHKKRFVRFDVNTTLTELNSFFEKNSAAIITDGLSPVHIVTKMDLLSYLAK; encoded by the coding sequence ATGGGTTACGACACACGCCATGATGTTATCGACTTGGTCGGTAACACTCCATTGATTCATTTGCAAAAGCTTCCAAAGGCCATGGGCATCAAGCCTAAGGTTTTTGCCAAGTTGGAGCTGTACAACCCAGGTGGTTCCATTAAGGACCGTATCGCCAAGTCTATGATTGAggctgctgaagaagaaggtctAATTCATCCATCTAGATCGACCTTGATTGAACCAACATCTGGTAACACTGGTATTGGTTTGGCGCTAATTGGTGCTATCAAGGGCTACAGAACCATCATCACTCTTCCAGAGAAGATGTCCAACGAGAAGGTTTCTGTTTTGAAGGCTTTGGGTGCTGAAATTATCAGAACAccaactgctgctgcatgGGATTCTCCAGAGTCTCACATTGGTGTTGCCAAGAGATTAGAAAAGGAGATTCCTGGTGCCATCATTTTGGATCAGTACAACAACATGAAGAACCCTGAGGCTCACTACCATGGTACTGGTAAGGAAATCCACCATCAATTGCAAGACTTGTCCTTGTTCTCCAAGTTGAACGCTGTTGTGGCTGGTGCTGGTACCGGTGGTACCATCTCTGGTATTGCCAGATACATCAAGGAACAAAACAAGGATATTCAAATTGTTGGTGCCGACCCTGTCGGTTCCATCTTGGCCGTTCCAGAAAAGCTAAACGAAACCGACGTTACCGAATACAAGGTCGAAGGTATCGGTTACGACTTCGTTCCACACGTTTTGAACCGTGACCTAGTTGACCACTGGATCAAGACCGAGGATAAGTCATCCTTCAAGTACGCTCGTCAATTGATTTCCAACGAAGGTGTCCTTGTTGGTGGTAGTTCCGGTAGTGCATTTGCCGCTTTGGTGCAATACTGTGAAGAACACCCAGAGTTGACCGAAGACGATGTCATCGTTGTCATCTTCCCAGACTCCATCAGATCATACTTGACTAAGTTCGTTGATGACGAATGGTTGAAGACTAACGGTCTATGGGATGATGCTATCGCTACCCCAATCGTACAAAAGGAAACCGATGTCTTCGAAGACGCTACCGTCAAGGACTTGAACTTGAAGCCAGTCGTTTCTGTCGATGAAGATGCTTCCATTGCTACCGTAGTGAAGATCTTGACCGACAACTCTTTCGACCAATTGCCAGTCTTGACTAAAGATGGTAAGTTGTGCGGTTTAGTTACCTTGTCTCAACtactaaaaaaattatcCACTTCTAAGGATGTTACCAGCATTAAGGGTCTGTTCTACGACTTCCGTAAGTTGAACAACTTCGACGACATCTCTTCCTACAACGCTAACAAATCTCACAAGAAGAGATTCGTACGTTTCGATGTCAACACCACCTTGACGGAACTAAACTCATTCTTCGAAAAGAACTCCGCTGCTATCATCACCGATGGTCTATCCCCTGTGCATATTGTCACAAAGATGGATCTATTGTCCTACTTGGCCAAATAG